CGTTATGTTGCTAAACGAATCTAGTCACTAATTACCATATGCTCAATCAAGATAGCAGACACATATTGGTTGGTTTCACATAAATGCTTAAGTTCATCAACTCTTTCTATTCATCTCTAGCTCCAACGCAATGCTAAAGACTGTAAATCACGGTTTCATGACAGTATCATGGTTTTGATATTCTTACCTGAACATGCCAAGCCTCAGGATCGTTCTCGCTAATAGTAGGGGTATCAGAAACTCCTACTATATCTGGAATCCTATCGATCCTCAACAACGCATCAtcataggaagtcttaaacttcTTGATCCCGCTAGGCTTCGCAGCCTTCAACCACCTCTCCTCGAAGTTGGTTAGCACATCATACGCAGCTGGGCCATCAATCTTACTGTGCAAGTCATGCCACGGCTCTCTTGGACATCCAGAAAGGTTTCCCTGATGagatgatgacaaaaaaattaaggtTATCCCATCCAGAATAAAAAGATTGGGTAACATATGTTTATCAATCAATCTTCCAGCTCAATAAATTTTGATGTCTACAAATGACAAAATCCACCAGGAGGAGCTATGCATGAATGTGAAGAGCTCAAGAAAAGGATTTGGAGAAGACAAGTCCTTTTGTCAAGAATCATAAACTAGCTATTTGGTTATATATGATACAAAGATCGTATTTTAGGGGAAAAAGAAGTCCTAGCTACCATTCACGGTGATCGCTAACTACGTAACTACCACGAAAGCTCCCCAATATTCTAAAACGAAAGAGGATATCAACAAACTGTACCGTAAAGGTGGGGTTGTGAAAGTCATCTTTATGAATTGTTTGTAGTGTCCTAAACAACGGATGTTGAGGAGTGTCATATCGGCCATCACACAGATCAAGCCCACCGACGAAAGCTACAATTTTCCTTCTGTTAGCACCAGCATCGGCATCCACTATTACGTTTTTTTGGTGGTGTGTATAGATTGTCCCAACTTCCTGATAGACCAAAATTTAGTTAGAAGCTGGATACCTAGTTtaacacacaaaaagaaaagaaagtgaTACTCTACCCTCTGCTTGACCCAACTATGTCGCTTTCCAGCATTACGGGGGCAGAGCAGGACTTGAACTGAGGAGTGTTTGAAGAAACGGCGTGTCTCCTCATCATGCGTGGCCATAACACCATCCTGTACAGTTACCAAGATGAgtcaaaagataaaaaaacaagtatTCTCTAGATAAGAAGAAATGTCAAAGAAACCAGAGCCATAGATAAATGAAACTCTAAATATGTCCGACTTGTACACACtagatatgaaataaaaatcagaaaataaagaagaagaaaactaaaAGAAGTGGTAACGTACTGTTTTATAACCCAATATGCTTCGTGAAGTTGGATCATCCCAAACCAAAAGCAGGACTCTCACACCTTCTTGGGACTTCGATCTTAGGAGCTCACCAAGAGTACATGCTGAGGCGGGACCTACTTTATCCCGAACCAGCCTAACTTTGTGCCAGACTGACCAAccagtgatataaattaaacgCCTGGCCTGGCGTATGGCATCAAACATATCATGCCAACACTTGCCATGTTGGTAAGACATTCCATTGTCAAGTCTAATACCAGGGAGCATACCTTCAGGGACATGAGCATCTTGGTACAAGGTCACAGTTCCGCCTTTTCTAAGGGGAAAATAAGTTCCAGGCACCCCCTGGTAATCAGGACCAGCCCCAACACCATGATGATAAACACTAAGCTTCTCCATAGGGGTATACTGGATGGATAGTGATAAATTAGCACCAGGTTTACAAGGCTTGCCGTTACTGCTTAGAATAGGAAAAGTGCCTTCAATTTTGGCGCCAGAGTAGATCTGTTCGACAGGGATTGTAACCAATCCAATAAGCTGAGAACCAACAACATCACTGTCTTTAACAACAAAATGAACTTCAGCAGCATGATGAGCAACGGGAACATAAAAATGCTGCATCCAGACAGGGTTTTCACTGTTGCTCATAACGTAGGTTCTACCAATAACAGCACCGGCGACAGATACAGAGACGTAAGGATCACTGGTAATTTTCCTGTTGAGCTGGCCTCCAAAAACGTCACCGAGAGTCTTATGGAACATGTCCATGTTAGGGAGGTTTTTGGCATGATAGATCCAGATGTCAAAATTACCATGCAGCAAAAGGACCTTCAAGGAGCCTTTACCAAAGAGGGTCATACGCATGTCGACACCATGAGGGGATTCAGAGGAAGCATAGCCGGAAGTAGAGGAATCAACACGGTCTAAGATAGGGAGGTGAGAGTTGCTAGGGAAGGAGCTGTTAGGGTAACCATACAAATCGGCAGGACGGGGATACCAGGAGTTGGAAGGGTAGGAAGAGAGCTGAGGTTTGTCAGAGATGCGGAGGCCACCAAGAAGTTCATCGACGGGAGGATAAGAGGCAGCAGAATTGCTTACGTTATCATTAGGCACAGAGGTGAGACAATCTTGCCTACGGTATTCTGGAAAGGCTTGAGTTTTAGAGGGGGGGGGAGGAGTAGGGTCCTGGGGTTTAGTTTCAGGAGGGGCGTATTGGGCAGCAGGCTCTTGATAGGGATagtgaggaggaggaggagcatagGTGCCCTGGGGATGAGGAGGATAAGGAGAAGGGTAAGGAGAAGGTCGGTAATCGAAAGAATGGCGGTGATACTCAGGAGATGAGGATGGTTGTGGGGGGTAGTCCAAAGGGCCAGAATGAGAGCCTGAAGCGTGCTGATGAAGCGGAGGAGGCGAAGCATATGGTGGTGGGGTTGCGTAAGGAGGAGGGTAAGGATAATAAGGGGGAGGAGGAGGTTGGTATTGCTCTGAACCGGGACCGGGAGGTCTGTAAGGAGCTGGTGGGTATTGGTAAGAAGGTTGGTATGGGTACTGCGGATAAGGGTAGGGATATCGTGATCCATAATTCTCCATTTTCTATCTATCTAACCTAACCTATCAACACTCGGATCGATGATCTCCAGCTCTGGCAAATCAAAAAGTTAAGATCAATCCCCGCTGAatcaaaaatgtgttttctagACAGAACAGCGATTAACAGCGAGAGTAATGGGATTTTTACAATTTATCTATCTAACAGACTCCGACGAAACTTACCTGAGGAATGGTGGGACCTTCGGGGAAGAAACGCACGCgcagagaggagaggagaggagaggatTCTAAGGAATAAACACGCCTACgcgtctttctttttttgtgtcTTTAACGCTGAAACAACCGGCTATTCCAGGTTCCCCCACAATCTTCTttgtttctccttttttttgcaTGACACTTTATTTAGCCGCTTCCACCTTTCCCGCTTTAACACGTGTATTATAATTCTATCTGTTTATCTGTCTGAATATTTTATCTACTTACTAGGTGAATCGGGTGTGagagtattttttttaagaaatctatattatatttttaaatgaaaattaagTGTGAATTGGTTCTTATTAATAATAATCTGTAAATTTTATAAGCcataataaatgattttataaatcttagaacaattttataaatgatttctaaatctttataaatttttacaGTTTGTGTGCAAACTTTACAAACACATTAGCaactataatatattaatattcatatacaaatataatttttttaacgtcttattttcattaattatgaACTGAGTTTACATAATCTTTGTGTAGAAAAATGGTAATGAAACATGGAacaaatataatgttttatataaaaccACTATATcagtttttctaaattatttttcatactTTATATAAGTTAATAAATAATTTCTAAAGCTTAAATTGATAAATCATATATACACTTTCTatcaatttaataattaattactaTGATCATTAATGTAATAATTTTGGGCAGTTTGGAAACTAACATTAattgtttgcaaaaaaaaaagaacttgatttcttttctaatatatacttagtaaaaaaatttgttcaGATTTCTTTTTATCTTCCATAATAGGATCAAATCTCGAAGGTAATGCCGTATGACTTATTTTTTCCAGCCAAATAtattatgaacttttttttttggggaacTGGCTTTCAGAATATATTATGAACTTTTTAAcgaatgaaatatatatgaatagatagattttttaaacAGTATTTATAGATTGTTATTCTCAAAATCTTACAAGTTACGGTAAGCTTTTGTTCATCAAATATTGAAAAAATCAGATAATTGATTTCTTTGGTAATAAATATAGGCAGAGAATATTACTCCCACGTCACCGCAATAGGGCTTCTGACCTTGTGCTTGTCAGATATCCAAACCAAAGCTCCAAATGAAGAAGATGAGTCTCTTGATGCTGCTGCAACGAACGTCACCGTATAACTCAGCCTCTCACGAACCTTTTGGAACTTTAGAACCTTGGGCTCCACCCTCACCTCCACACCTTTTGGTTCCTCAACGTGAGCCATATACTCACACGCCGGCGACCCAACGTTGGTCACCGTCCTCCTATATGATCTCACCGTTTTCATCTTCGCGCCATTGGCCAAGTTCACCGCGAAGGACGGATAGTTCAAATCACCAGGAGTAGGTGGACACGTGTAGTTGGTGCCGGAGAACAAGAGTATCCTCTCGCTCGTGTAACTTAAGCTGCACAAGTAGTTCAGATAGTCGACGGTTGATAGGTCGTATACCAGTCCTGGATCTACAGCTCTCGTTGTGTCCACGTGTCCAGCTCCAAAATCAAAAGCTGTTGCCGCCGAATTGGGGCCCGCGCCCATATCTCCGATCGGTTGATTCCTGTTGTCCGTTGTACTCGCCGTCGTCAAGAGCGCCGATTTAATCATCGCCGGTGACCAGTCTCCGTGAACGGATTTGATCAAAGCGGCGATTCCGCTGACGTGTGGACAAGCCATGGAGGTTCCAGAGATGATGTTGAACTGGACGCGCCTCGGGTCTGATCTCAGGAGGCTAGGGCTCGAGAACGGCGACCAACCGGCTAGGATGTTCAAACCGGGCGCTGAAATGTCCGGTTTAACTATTTCCGGCCCGGCGACACTAGGTCCCCTGGATGAGAACGCCGCGACGATCGGAGCTCTCGCACCGTACTCTGTTCCTCTGAATCCAATTGATGCGACGGTGGCGTTCGCCGCACCACCTCCGCCGGCGATGTACTTCAGCAAGACTATTCCGTCAGAATATCCTATAGAAACCGCCGGTAAAACGTGAGGATCAGCTAGGAGCTCCTCTCCTTCCGTCTGTCTGCTCACCAGAAGCATCGCTACGCCGCCGTTCTGTTTCACCTCTTCTCCCTTGGCCGTTCTGCCGCCGGCTCCTCTCAAGCAAATGACTATTTTACCCTCGACAAGTTCTCTCCTGAGCGAGTTCCTAACGCAGAACTCGGCCCCGCTTCCTCCTCCGGCCGTTGTGTTAAACGCTAAAGACAGATTCTCAAAGCCTTTCCCTTTGTACAAGGACGATCCAACTATCTTTTTACCGGTCCCGATCCTGACAATCGCCGGAAACGTTCTGTCAGTATAACTAGCGGCAACAGTCATCAGCCACGGAGCTCCGTTACTCACAGTGGATTTAGCTGGACCCGAGTTACCAGCAGAGCAAGATACGAAAATGTTCTTCTGCATCGCTCCAAACGCAGCGATGGCGATGGGGTCGACGTAGAACGGACGTGAAGAACCACCTAGCGAGAGAGAGATCACATCCACACCGTCTAAGATGGCTCGGTCAATGGCTGCCAATACGTCGGTGCTGGCGCAACCTAACGCCCAACAAGCTTTGTAAGCAGCGATCCTCGAACTAAACCTCATTCCTGAAGCGAACCGGCCTTTTGCTAGCCCGAAATAACTCGCTTTCCGGACAATGTCTCCCGCAGCTGTAGATGCCGTATGCGTCCCGTGTCCTTGTGCATCTCGTGCCGACCTAAcgaatcaatcaatcaattagTCAcgctttctttttttgttacaagGATGACAATTGTAATGAAAAACAACTTAACCCACatgaaatattcaaaataaccaaaaaagttttattttagcTACTAAGACTACGCATTTTGATCATACATAATTGGGATTGGCTTTGCATGTAAAACTCGAAGTTTTTCTTcgcattatatattaattgattactatattagttaatttttcaaccatatatatatatctaacctGAAATCCGTGGTTTCGTTGATTTTTCCAACGATGGATTCGTAGCCTTTGTAAAACGCGCCAGCTCCAATGATCTTCTTGTTACACGACGAAGAAGAGAAGTTTGTGCCTTCATCGCACGAACCTCTCCATCTAGACGGGACTGGAGGCATGTGCGTGTCTCGGAAGCTCACGTGCTCCGGCGAGATCCCTGTGTCCACAAGGCCGATGATAACGTCAGAGGATAGACTCGTCTTGTTCCAAAGTCCGATCCCAAACTCGAGACCAAGAAACTCGTGAGAATGGGTTGTGTGTAGAGACAGGAGCTCGTCTGGATACGCCGAGATAAACCCTCGTGAGTTCTTCACTGTCTCCAGCTGGTTGTCGGTGAGAGTCGCGGAGAAACCGGACATTGCATTCTCGTAAATATAGTGGATCTCGGGGAGGGCAAAATCATTGTCGTCTTGGATATTACTATCTGTTTGGAGTGAATTCAGAAGCGAAGAAACGATGTCTTTGGTATTGGTTTTGACAGTGTGGATCACGTAGGTTTGTTTAAGGGACGAAGCATTTGATgtgaagaaaaggaaaaagaggaAGAGTAATGATCTGATGAACATCATGGGACGGTTGTCGTAAAAAGGAAAGAAGAGCATTAAAGAAGTAGATAGATATGTATCTATGATCTCGTCTCTATGTTGTATATAAACACATGAAAAGATATTGGGGTGACGTGTGAATACTGTGGAGCTGTAACCTGAGGAAAATGTGACCTCAAAAGaacaattatatttaaaaaatatatatatatgtttttaactcGATCAAATACGTGATATATATGAGTTTGTAACTGTCGCTGTTATGTGCGTTTGTTACATAAATGTTGGCTTTAGGAGTCGTGGgttcatttatattttaccaATAAAAGCAAGCATATACACGTATTGATTAAAATACAATGAAGAGTGAGGGATAAGTTAAGCCTTTGATATGTAAAATGCTTAGTTGGTTGATTCTGTATTTGGTTAATTTTACAAGAAAAATCACAGTTAAGCGGAGCTACTCGTTAGTTTAATATCTCCATTGCACATACTTATGGTGTCATAAAAGTCGTAGTGATCATTTCTAATTCCACAGTGATAATTTTACCATATATATTAGCtagtaaatacttatatacgTCTGTTATTGTGAATCCCCTTAACGTTGAAGAAAAGTTGTTCGAGAAGAAATATAATAATACGAGAAAAACAGACGGGGGGATGCAGCTTCCACCGCCGGTAGGTGGCATTAATGAGGGGGACAATGCCATAATAATTGGGGCGTGACCTAATATCACTCATCATAATATGTTTTCTGACCTCTTCAATACTtttacacttcttcttcttataattCAAATCATTGCTTGTTCACACTTCACTGACCTTCTATCTCTCTTTCAGACCATCTCTTTTGTCTTGGCTTTGAATCCAAGTTGGAACACGTAAGCAACAACGACCAACCTTGTTGTTTTTGTATtagtattttagttttccaCTCCTATGAACGTCAGAGATATTATTAATCGTATCTTCCCTATTTAATTCAACACCACATTAAAGAGGATTGAGATGTAAATACACCAAATAATTGGCTCTTCACAAGATCTTCATCAATACACCAAGAAGGTCTTGGACCGTCTAAGGGCATCTCCATCCCTActccatttttttctctaaaatggagtaaaagtgaatatggagtaagaaatgctccaacccaactccatatctcactccataatgaaatttactccataaatggagtaatctattttttgtttgttcatcactccattatgaagtagaaaatggagtagggttgaagcaattttacttcattttcacttttactccattttagaggaaaaaatggtgttttacattggagatgctctaactcTAAAGTCATCACACTGAGTAAACAcaaaataagctttttatttttcaatttgaaagtttttttcaccaaaaagctaaaagaagaaaatggtGCTGCCCAGGATCGAACTGGAGACCTTTTGCGTGTAAGGCAAACGTGATAACCACTACACCACAGCACCATATGACACAAGTTCCTagttgttttaataaaattttcgtACAGAAATAAAGCCTGCtaatagaaagaagaaaaaaacagcaCATATGAAAAACACAATTGAAGGTTTGGTCTAATTCGGAAGCGAAGAAGATGAGTGTGTTAATATTTACTAACATCAATTATCAGTTACAATTCTCTCCCGCAGTCATGGATAAACAACgggattgtatatatatttttaatataaagtaCTGATGTTGCTAAGCAAACTATACGACAACTTCTCACAAGTTGCTCTCTTACTCGAGGCAAACCAAAACTTGTTCTCCTCGTTTTCAAAGGATCAACTCAGATACTTCAGTAcataaccaattttttttcctgCTAATATTAGGATGAGGCAGCATTGAGAACATCTGAATACCGACCCATCAACATTGTGGTCAACTTCTACTAAGGTACATATGAATCTTGTGATTGTTAATGTTCTTTTTCAAGAACCGGAATACATTTCAAGAGTTCCTAGGGAGAACACTTCTTCCCTCAGCCAGAGGTATAATTCTATTTTAACTGTCCAACCTTTTGCATCACAAAGACAAATGAATCACTAACATttacataattacatatatGCCCGCTTTTGGTCTTGTTGTAACATTCAGACTGAAACACACCAAAAGTTGCTTCTCTATGGTAGATGGAACTCTCTTCAGTCGGCTTCTGAGCAACAAAAACAGCTGAATCCAATCTCACAAAACAAGGTGAATTCTGCATTCAATGGGAAGAGAAATAATGTTGCGAAAGTCCCTTTAGCACATATAAGCAGGAAGTAAATAAGTAGAACACAGACCCAATGCTGTTCTTGTAGAACTCGCTGTCTCTGCAATGTAAAATTGTTTATTTGTAATTCCCAAAGTGATAAGTGTCTTTTTACAATCACGAAAGCTTCTCAAATCTCAAccttgaattaaaaaaaaatgtctacAGTGAGATTAATCTACTATCATCCATGGAATTGGTAGATAAGATCCAAAGCTCTCAacttggaggcatttgggtCCAAATCGAACTGCCCATAATAATCACGGCTACTCCTCTCTTCTGTCGCCGAAGTCTCCACCACCGCAGACGACGGAGACAGTGGCCGCTTCTTGGCTCTCTTGTTCCTTATAAAACACTCTCTCATCTTCTCCTCCACCTTCTCCACCGCCGAGTCTCTCTCATCTTCCATCGCTTCAGCCTCGCCCTCCCCTAATTGCATCGGAGCGACGGAGGAGACAGAGTTATCAGATGCCGGCGATGGAACGGTGGACAGGAGCAAGGTGGAGAGGCGGTGGTGGGCTGTGCGGAGAGAGGAGGAGATTTGAAGGAGCTGGTTTCGTTCCACGGCGGTTCCGATTTGATGAGACATGAGTGTTGCTTGCTCCAGCGATGCTATCAGCTCAGCTACTTGCTCTCTGTTTCCCATgacctttctctctctctctctctctctctaaattttctccagatattttgtgtgtgttttagatTCTTTTAACAGAGAATCACAGCAGCAAGTACCAGAGTTTGGTCGGAAGAAGAGACCAAGTACTTGCCTTTTTGGgcctttttctctctttttataaATGGGCTTTACTTGTGCAAATAAAGCCTACTCGCGAGGTTTGTAATCTGTTTAAAGAAGGGGTATTCAGAATAAAGAAGAAGGGATatcgaaaataatttttttttctgaccgGGGTAAATTAGATTACTTTTGTTAAAGGGGGCAAACTAGATTACTCTCCTCCTAAAATGGATCTCTTCAAATCCAAATCCAGCTGATTTTATATGGTCGTCCTTTGCAATAACACCAGAGCGAAAAAGGTTGCCAATGAATTATGTTGATACTATATGTTTGGCTTTTATGTAATCATTTACATTGCATGTACACTTTTTTCCCCAGACGTTTTATCTTTATAACAAATAAAGTGTCCTCCGTGTTAGAGGGTTTGAAGATGTATATTTTTTCTGCATTTAATGATTCGAAAAAATAATTAGTAGTTCGAAAGCGACATCACATGGCCAAATTGAATTTCAAATTATTGTTACGATAACATAATAAATCAAATAGCACATTCATGCATATTCACTCTTCAAAGAAGTGTAATTATCATAATCTAAAGTTATTCACAAAACGtagtcttgttttttttttggcgatTCAAGAGTTTACCATTCTCATTCGAAATTTACTAGTTGTCAATATAtaggtttttatttatttttaaatgctcacactttctttattttaatactttttgaTGATCAGATAGGACGAGAATAAAGAATCTGTCACGTGAAGCAACCattgtttaaaacttttaaatataataacagttgtttgtgtgtttgtatgCCAAAGTagcaactctttttttttttttggcgacAAGTAGCAActcttgaaagttgaaaactTGGGTGTCATTAGAGTTATTCAAGGAATAAAGGAAAGAAAATAGATTGTTAGAAAAATTAATTGGGGTCCATTAGCCCATAGCTCACGCGAGTCGCACATGTTGCTATGTGTGGCATTTTTTGTAATACCACTAAAGTAGAAGCACATGATAGTAATTGGAGCATTCAGTCTTTGGATTCAGAAAAGAAATCGAAATCGGAGCGACACGTAGCACATCCCAGTAAAGTAGCTCAGTTTGAAGCAGATCGAACGGTCCTACGAAACAAGACATGTCAATGAGTTGTGTAACGTTAAACAGATCTAACGGGTCAAATGAATCTGGT
Above is a window of Brassica napus cultivar Da-Ae chromosome A10, Da-Ae, whole genome shotgun sequence DNA encoding:
- the LOC106370834 gene encoding phospholipase D beta 1; its protein translation is MENYGSRYPYPYPQYPYQPSYQYPPAPYRPPGPGSEQYQPPPPPYYPYPPPYATPPPYASPPPLHQHASGSHSGPLDYPPQPSSSPEYHRHSFDYRPSPYPSPYPPHPQGTYAPPPPHYPYQEPAAQYAPPETKPQDPTPPPPSKTQAFPEYRRQDCLTSVPNDNVSNSAASYPPVDELLGGLRISDKPQLSSYPSNSWYPRPADLYGYPNSSFPSNSHLPILDRVDSSTSGYASSESPHGVDMRMTLFGKGSLKVLLLHGNFDIWIYHAKNLPNMDMFHKTLGDVFGGQLNRKITSDPYVSVSVAGAVIGRTYVMSNSENPVWMQHFYVPVAHHAAEVHFVVKDSDVVGSQLIGLVTIPVEQIYSGAKIEGTFPILSSNGKPCKPGANLSLSIQYTPMEKLSVYHHGVGAGPDYQGVPGTYFPLRKGGTVTLYQDAHVPEGMLPGIRLDNGMSYQHGKCWHDMFDAIRQARRLIYITGWSVWHKVRLVRDKVGPASACTLGELLRSKSQEGVRVLLLVWDDPTSRSILGYKTDGVMATHDEETRRFFKHSSVQVLLCPRNAGKRHSWVKQREVGTIYTHHQKNVIVDADAGANRRKIVAFVGGLDLCDGRYDTPQHPLFRTLQTIHKDDFHNPTFTGNLSGCPREPWHDLHSKIDGPAAYDVLTNFEERWLKAAKPSGIKKFKTSYDDALLRIDRIPDIVGVSDTPTISENDPEAWHVQIFRSIDSNSVKGFPKDPKDATCKNLVCGKNVLIDMSIHTAYVKAIRAAQHFIYIENQYFIGSSYNWNAHKDIGANNLIPMEIALKIAEKIRANERFAAYIVIPMWPEGVPTGAATQRILYWQHKTMQMMYETIYKALVETGLEGAFSPQDYLNFFCLGNREMVDGIDNSGTGSPSNANTPQALSRKSRRFMIYVHSKGMVVDDEYVVIGSANINQRSMEGTRDTEIAMGAYQPQHTWARKHSGPRGQIYGYRMSLWAEHMATLDDCFTQPESIECVRKVRTMGERNWEQFAAEEVSDMRGHLLKYPVEVDRKGKVRPLPGSEAFPDVGGNIVGSFIAIQENLTI
- the LOC106370835 gene encoding subtilisin-like protease SBT1.1, with translation MLFFPFYDNRPMMFIRSLLFLFFLFFTSNASSLKQTYVIHTVKTNTKDIVSSLLNSLQTDSNIQDDNDFALPEIHYIYENAMSGFSATLTDNQLETVKNSRGFISAYPDELLSLHTTHSHEFLGLEFGIGLWNKTSLSSDVIIGLVDTGISPEHVSFRDTHMPPVPSRWRGSCDEGTNFSSSSCNKKIIGAGAFYKGYESIVGKINETTDFRSARDAQGHGTHTASTAAGDIVRKASYFGLAKGRFASGMRFSSRIAAYKACWALGCASTDVLAAIDRAILDGVDVISLSLGGSSRPFYVDPIAIAAFGAMQKNIFVSCSAGNSGPAKSTVSNGAPWLMTVAASYTDRTFPAIVRIGTGKKIVGSSLYKGKGFENLSLAFNTTAGGGSGAEFCVRNSLRRELVEGKIVICLRGAGGRTAKGEEVKQNGGVAMLLVSRQTEGEELLADPHVLPAVSIGYSDGIVLLKYIAGGGGAANATVASIGFRGTEYGARAPIVAAFSSRGPSVAGPEIVKPDISAPGLNILAGWSPFSSPSLLRSDPRRVQFNIISGTSMACPHVSGIAALIKSVHGDWSPAMIKSALLTTASTTDNRNQPIGDMGAGPNSAATAFDFGAGHVDTTRAVDPGLVYDLSTVDYLNYLCSLSYTSERILLFSGTNYTCPPTPGDLNYPSFAVNLANGAKMKTVRSYRRTVTNVGSPACEYMAHVEEPKGVEVRVEPKVLKFQKVRERLSYTVTFVAAASRDSSSSFGALVWISDKHKVRSPIAVTWE
- the BNAA10G00180D gene encoding uncharacterized protein BNAA10G00180D; its protein translation is MGNREQVAELIASLEQATLMSHQIGTAVERNQLLQISSSLRTAHHRLSTLLLSTVPSPASDNSVSSVAPMQLGEGEAEAMEDERDSAVEKVEEKMRECFIRNKRAKKRPLSPSSAVVETSATEERSSRDYYGQFDLDPNASKLRALDLIYQFHG